Proteins found in one Deinococcus apachensis DSM 19763 genomic segment:
- the ermCL gene encoding 23S rRNA methylase leader peptide ErmCL has product MGIFSIFVISTVHYQPNKK; this is encoded by the coding sequence ATGGGCATTTTTAGTATTTTTGTAATCAGCACAGTTCATTATCAACCAAACAAAAAATAA